Sequence from the Marinobacter gudaonensis genome:
CGCTGCAACGGCGGTTCGGCGGCAAGAAGAACCATTACAGCCACGGCCACATGGTAGAGGCCTGCCAGGAACTGCTGCAGAGTGATGGCGAGGCCGCCAGCATTGTCATGGCCAGTCGAGCACTGGAAATCTATCAGTCTCTGGATGACGAGGAGAAGAAGGCGTTCTTCTGTGTTCTGGCAAAGGACTTCGCCGCCGATCCTGACAAGATTGACCAGGCTTACCGGGTGTACAGCAAAGACCGCTCCAACAAGCACCTGGCGGCGCTTTTCGAGGTGTCGGAGCCGCTGCGACAGGAACTCTTCCGCCGACTGAACCTGGGCCGTGGTGCGACCTACGAACTGGTAAAAATGCGCCAGGATTTCCTGGCGCTGATGAAAAGTCACAAGGACTTCGAACCGATCAACGCCGATTTCGTGCATCTGTTCGGCTCCTGGTTCAATCGCGGCTTCCTGGTTCTGAGGCGTATTGACTGGACGACACCAGCCTCCATTCTGGAAAAAATCATCCGGTACGAGGCGGTTCACAAGATCCAGGGTTGGGAGGACCTGCGCCGCCGGCTGGATAACCGGGACCGGCGGTGTTTCGGGTTTTTCCACCCGGCCATCGGTGATGAGCCGCTGATCTTTGTAGAGGTTGCGCTCACCAAGGGGCTGCCGGACAGGATTCAGCCCATTCTTTCCAATGACCATTACGACATCGACGACCCGGAGCTGGCCGACTCGGCTGCGTTCTTCGGAATCAGCAACTGTCAGGTTGGCCTGCGCGGCATTTCCTTTGGCAATTTCCTGATCAAGCAGGTGGTGCAGGAGCTCAAGCAGGAACTGCCCAACCTGAAGAACTTTGTCACGCTGTCTCCGCTGCCGATGTTCCGGAGCTGGCTTGAACAGACCTATCACCCCGACTCGGGACTGCTGAAGCCGGAGGCCCAGGAGGTGCTCAGCCACCTGGAGAATCCCGAGTGGCTCAATCACCCGGAACTGTCTGAAAGGCTGAACCAGGTTGTTCGACCGCTCGCCGCCCGGTATCTGCTCAAGGAAAAAAACAGTGCCGGACTACCCATGAACCCGGTCGCAAGATTCCATCTGGGCAATGGCGCAGAGTTGCACCGGATTAACTGGCTGGGTGATGTGTCCGCAAACGGCATGAAGCAGTCGGCCGGGCTGATGGTCAACTACCTGTACGTGCTCGAGAACATCGAGCGCAACAATGAAAAATTCACTACCAACGGTGAAATTGTCTGTTCCCCCAGTGTCCGCGAGCTGAGCAGGCTGGGTCGGAAACTGTTCAAAGGAGAAGCCGAGAAATGAATAACAACCTGTTTGCAACATTCGCAGCGAAGATGCAGGAGCGGGGAACAGCAAACTTTATCACCACGCCGGAAGGCAAGACCTACTCCTACGCTGAGGCCCTCTCCACCACCGAGCAAATCGCCGGCGCTCTAAAAATGCTGGGTGTTGAGCCTGGGGACCGGGTTGCGGTTCAGGTCGACAAGAGTCCCGAGGCCATTCTGCTGTATCTGGCAACGCTGCGGGTCGGTGGTGTGTATCTGCCGCTGAACACCGGCTATACCGCCGATGAAGTCGGGTACTTTCTGGGCGATGCGGAGCCCGCGCTGTTTGTGTGTCAGCCGGCTGCCTTTGAGTCAGCCAAAGCCATCGCCGCAGAAACCGGGTGTCCCTGCGTCGAGACTCTCGGCGTCAACGCCGACGGCTCGTTGATGGAAAAGGTCGGTAAGGCCGATGCCTATACCGGAATCGAGCAGCGCGCCGACGATGACCTCGCGGCCATTCTTTACACCTCTGGCACCACCGGGCGCTCGAAGGGCGCCATGCTGACCCACAGGAACCTCGGTTCGAACTGTCGGAGCCTGGCCGAGGCCTGGCGTTTCACCGAGAAGGATCGCCTGATTCACGCCTTGCCCATCTTCCACACTCACGGTCTGTTCGTGGCGTGCAATGTCATTCTGATCACCGGTGCCAGTCTGTATTTCATGTCCAAATTTGATGTGGACATGATCATCGCGGCTATGCCCGAGGGAACCACCCTGATGGGGGTGCCCACGTTCTATACCCGCCTTTTGCAGGACGATCGCCTGACGCCGGAACTCACCTCCAACATGCGTCTGTTCACCTCCGGCTCGGCGCCTCTTACTGCAGAGACGCACCAGAAGTTTGAGGAACGAACCGGGCACGCCATTCTCGAGCGCTATGGCATGACAGAAACCAACATGAACACCTCCAACCCCTACGACGGTGACCGCATCGCCGGCACCGTGGGCATGCCCCTGCCGGGCGTGGAAATACGGATTACCGATCCGGAGGCGGGGGATCACAAACCCTTGCCAGCGGGCGAGATAGGCATGCTGGAGGTTCGTGGCCCGAACGTGTTCAAGGGTTACTGGCGCATGCCCGAGAAAACCAAAGCGGAGCTCCTGGACGACGGATTCTTCATCACCGGTGACCTTGCCCTGATCGACGAGCGCGGCTATGTGCAGATTGTCGGGCGTGACAAGGATCTGGTGATTTCCGGCGGCTTCAACGTCTATCCCAAGGAGGTGGAGCAGGTCATTGACGCCATGCCCGAGGTCATGGAATCCGCCGTCATTGGTGTGCCTCATCCGGACTTTGGTGAGGGTGTGACCGCCGTGGTCGTTTTGTTGCCCGGTGAGAAGCTGGAAGAAGTCGATGTGATCAACGCACTGGCCGGCCACCTGGCGAAGTTCAAGCAACCCAAGCGCGTGTTCTTTGTTGAGGCATTGCCCCGCAATACCATGGGTAAGGTCCAGAAGAAGCAGCTCCGGGACGAATACAAAGACATTTACCAGGACGCCTGATTCGGGAACCGGAGACCTGCTATGACGAAAACCTACCGGATCGGCCAGATAGTGCCGAGTTCCAATACCACCATGGAAACGGAAATCCCGGCCATGCTCAGAGCGCGGGAAGCCGTTGAGCCGGAACGCTTTACCTTCCACTCAAGCCGCATGCGCATGAAAAAGGTGACCCGGGAAGAGCTGGCGGCCATGGACTCAGAGTCGGATCGCTGTGCCCTGGAACTCTCTGATGCCGCAGTGGACGTAATGGGGTACGCCTGTCTGGTTGCCATCATGAGCCGCGGCGCCGGCTACCATCGGGAGTCACAGGCCCGCCTGCAGGGTGTGGCCGAATCGAACGGACACCCGACTCCGGTGGTTACCAGTGCCGGCGCGCTCACCCAGGGGCTGGCTGTGCTGGGCGCCAAACGGGTCGCCATCATCACGCCTTACATGAGGCCGCTGACCGACATGGTCATCGACTACATCGAGGCCGAAGGCTTCCAGGTGGTTGATAGCATCGCGCTGGAGATACCGGACAACCTTGAGGTGGGCCGTCAGGATCCGCTGGCGCTGACAGACATCGTCCAGCGTCTCGACACCCAGGGGGCGGATGCCGTTGTGCTGTCTGCCTGTGTGCAGATGCCGTCGCTGGCGTCCATCCAGCAGGTGGAAGACGCCCTCGGCAAGCCCGTGGTGTCGGCGGCCACCTGTACCACTTTCCAGATTCTCAAGGCGTTGGGCCTCGATACCGTGGTTCCAAACGCGGGGAGACTACTGAGCGGGCGTTATCGCTAGGTAATAAGGGTAGGAGAGACTGCGCCATTGAGTCAGGCGTCGTTGCCTGCTGCGACGCCGGATGCCCAGGCCCATTGGAAATTATGGCCACGCCGGTGGTCGGTTACATTCACCACTCCACCGGCAAATAACAGGTTTGGTCGCAAAGCGGACATTCGTAATGGCCGATCAGGGCCTTGAAATCACCTTCCGCTTGGAGCTAAGCACCATAACACTTGGTGGGGAAAGTCCAGTTCATATCGTTAACAAAGAAGCCGTTTCTTTGGCCTGCTTGATATTCTGTAAAGAATTGTAAGAACAGTTCGTTAGAACCAGAGCTTCCAGTATGTAGCAAAATCCCATACATTAGGAATCCTAAAAGTTCGAAAATGTCTCAACGCCATTCGGTCATGTTAAAAAAAACGATAAACATCACTTTGCCCGCCTTTGATAGGAAATTCTCAAATGCCGCTCATCTTCAAGAATGCTCGCACATTTGTGCTCCTACTACCTCTTTTAATGGTGTTGACCGCCTGCGATGGTAGCAACACCAATGTTGATTCCACCCCACCCACCGTCATAAGTTTTAGCCCTTCTGATGGCGCGATTCAGGTCGCACGTGACAGCGCTATCACAGCGACATTCAGCGAGGACATGTTTGCTAAAACCATTGGCGAAAGCAGTTTTATCGTTGCCAGTGACAGCGAGGTTTCCGGCACTGTGAGCTTTGATGCCGCTAACAACGTCGCTACCTTCGAGCCAGACCGCGATCTAGCGCTTCTGGTAACTTACGCCGCCACTCTGTCGACGGCAATCACGGATTTGTCAGGCAATGCCCTGGCAACTGATCAGACATGGAGCTTCACCACCTCGGATGGCGTCTGGGGCACCGCCGAGTTGATCGAGAGTGACAACGCCGGAGATGCGTCTCGCCCGCAAATTGCGGTCGATGTCAATGGGAAAGCGTTTGCGGTTTGGCAGCAAAGTGATGGCACAAGGAGTAACATCGTGTCCAACCGCTTCGATGNNNNNNNNNNNNNNNNNNNNNNNNNNNNNNNNNNNNNNNNNNNNNNNNNNNNNNNNNNNNNNNNNNNNNNNNNNNNNNNNNNNNNNNNNNNNNNNNNNNNNNNNNNNNNNNNNNNNNNNNNNNNNNNNNNNNNNNNNNNNNNNNNNNNNNNNNNNNNNNNNNNNNNNNNNNNNNNNNNNNNNNNNNNNNNNNNNNNNNNNNNNNNNNNNNNNNNNNNNNNNNNNNNNNNNNNNNNNNNNNNNNNNNNNNNNNNNNNNNNNNNNNNNNNNNNNNNNNNNNNNNNNNNNNNNNNNNNNNNNNNNNNNNNNNNNNNNNNNNNNNNNNNNNNNNNNNNNNNNNNNNNNNNNNNNNNNNNNNNNNNNNNNNNNNNNNNNNNNNNNNNNNNNNNNNNNNNNNNNNNNNNNNNNNNNNNNNNNNNNNNNNNNNNNNNNNNNNNNNNNNNNNNNNNNNNNNNNNNNNNNNNNNNNNNNNNNNNNNNNNNNNNNNNNNNNNNNNNNNNNTTGGCAGCAAAGTGATGGCACAACCCAAAACGCCGTGTCGAACCGATTCGATGGTAGCGCCTGGGGCACCGCCGAGTTGATCGAGAGTGACAACGGCGGAATTATTGCTTTCCCACAAATTGCGGTCGATGGCACCGGAAAAGCGTTTGCGGTGTGGCAGCAAAGTGATGGCACAAGGTTTAACATCGTGTCGAACCGATTCGATGGTAGTACCTGGGGCACCGCCGAGTTGATCGAAAGTGACAACGCCGGAGCCGCTTTTTCCCGCAAATTGCGGTCGATGGCACCGGAACAGCGTTTGCGGTGTGGCAGCAAAGTGATGGCACACGCGATAACATCGTGTCGAACCGCTTCGAATAAACCGCGCCCGGAGCTCTAGCGCCGGGCGCCGCTAAAATGGCCGAAACCGTCGCTGAACAATGACCTTGAGTGCGACCCGAAATTATAGTCACTGTTCTCGCTCACCAATATAAGACGGTTTCGGTGCTGGCAGGATCAAATCGGATTATCAATCGTTTTTCTCAAGACACACAATTTGCTCTTGCCTCTAAACATTTCGCACGGTACCGGGTTTTTCTAACCCTACATTGACTCTTCCTCCTTCAGAACCTCCCTTCACAGGACTTGTGCACGCCAGCTTCCCAAAAGTCATTGAAGACCCTCTTATCTCACTGTTCGCTTTTGTTTAAAAGCCCGCTTGGATAACCCCCGTCTCGAGCGCACTGGCGCCTTTCAGGCTCTCGATACTCGACAATGTCCTGAACCCACAATGCACTGAAGTTGTTGGTCTAACGATAATTGCTATTGTTCCAATCTGAATTGTTCGAGGCCAATGGTCAGGCACTGTTTCCCGCTGCCACGCCGGACGCCCAGGCCCACTGAAAGTTGTGCCCACCGAGGTGCCCGGTGACATCAACCACCTCACCAATGAAATACAGGTTAGGCCGCTCCAGCACCGCCATGGTTTTCGAAGAGAGCTGGCGGGTGTCCACGCCCCCAAGGGTCACTTCCGCCGTTCGGTAGCCTTCGGTGCCGGCCGGTTTGATGGACCACTGGCCCAGAACCTCTGCCACCTGGTCAATATCACTGTTCTTGTACGCCTGTAGTGGGCCGCTCCAGCCCTGCAATTCGTTGAAGGCCTGGGCGAAGCGTTTTGGCAGATGCTGCCCCAGGTACTGGCCGATGGTGGACTGGGGGCGCTGTTTGCGAAGTTCGAGCAGATCGTTCCGGATCTGGCAGGCGGGCAGCAGGTTGATGGCCAGGCTGTCGCCCGGCTGCCAGAAGCTGGAAATCTGCAGCATGGCCGGGCCGCTGAGCCCGCGATGGGTTACCAGCATGGGTTCGCGGAAATGCTGGCCGTGGCAGTGCACGTCGACAGGACAACTGACGCCGGAAAGCGGAGCCAGCTGCTCCTTGAGCTCCGGATGCAGGGTGAACGGCACCAGACCCGCGCGGGTGGGCAGCACTTTCAGGCCGAACTGCTCGGCGATGCGATAGCCGAAGCCGGTAGCCCCCATGGTGGGAATTGACAGGCCGCCGGTAGCAATCACCAGTGAATCGCAGGTCAGATCCCCGGAGCCGGTGCGCAGGCGGTAGCCGCCGTCGGTTTCGGTGACTCTCTCAACGGCGGTCTTCAGGCGCACCTCCGCACCCGCCCATTCGCACTCGGTCAGCAGCATGTTGAGGATGTCCTTCGCGCTGTCCTTGCAGAAAAGCTGTCCCGGGGCTTTTTCCTCATGCTCGATGCCGTGGCGGTCCACCAGTTCCAGGAAGTCCTGGGGCGTGTAGCGCTTGAGCGCGGAAATGCAGTAATGGGGGTTGTCCGACAGGAAGTTGGCGGGCGTGCTGTTCAGGTTGGTGAAGTTGCAGCGACCGCCACCGGACATGAGGATTTTCTTGCCGGGTTTGTTGGCGTGGTCCAGTACCAGCACGCTCCGGCCACGATAGCCGGCGGTGGCTGCGCACATCAGACCGGCGGCGCCAGCACCGATGATGATTACGTTGAAGTGGGATGCTGAACCTGCCGCCATAATGCCCGCCAATCCGAAGAAAACGGCGGGCAGTATACCAGCCTC
This genomic interval carries:
- a CDS encoding malonyl-CoA decarboxylase; this translates as MNMSFLQELFSSITHRDALQRRFGGKKNHYSHGHMVEACQELLQSDGEAASIVMASRALEIYQSLDDEEKKAFFCVLAKDFAADPDKIDQAYRVYSKDRSNKHLAALFEVSEPLRQELFRRLNLGRGATYELVKMRQDFLALMKSHKDFEPINADFVHLFGSWFNRGFLVLRRIDWTTPASILEKIIRYEAVHKIQGWEDLRRRLDNRDRRCFGFFHPAIGDEPLIFVEVALTKGLPDRIQPILSNDHYDIDDPELADSAAFFGISNCQVGLRGISFGNFLIKQVVQELKQELPNLKNFVTLSPLPMFRSWLEQTYHPDSGLLKPEAQEVLSHLENPEWLNHPELSERLNQVVRPLAARYLLKEKNSAGLPMNPVARFHLGNGAELHRINWLGDVSANGMKQSAGLMVNYLYVLENIERNNEKFTTNGEIVCSPSVRELSRLGRKLFKGEAEK
- a CDS encoding malonate--CoA ligase, translated to MNNNLFATFAAKMQERGTANFITTPEGKTYSYAEALSTTEQIAGALKMLGVEPGDRVAVQVDKSPEAILLYLATLRVGGVYLPLNTGYTADEVGYFLGDAEPALFVCQPAAFESAKAIAAETGCPCVETLGVNADGSLMEKVGKADAYTGIEQRADDDLAAILYTSGTTGRSKGAMLTHRNLGSNCRSLAEAWRFTEKDRLIHALPIFHTHGLFVACNVILITGASLYFMSKFDVDMIIAAMPEGTTLMGVPTFYTRLLQDDRLTPELTSNMRLFTSGSAPLTAETHQKFEERTGHAILERYGMTETNMNTSNPYDGDRIAGTVGMPLPGVEIRITDPEAGDHKPLPAGEIGMLEVRGPNVFKGYWRMPEKTKAELLDDGFFITGDLALIDERGYVQIVGRDKDLVISGGFNVYPKEVEQVIDAMPEVMESAVIGVPHPDFGEGVTAVVVLLPGEKLEEVDVINALAGHLAKFKQPKRVFFVEALPRNTMGKVQKKQLRDEYKDIYQDA
- a CDS encoding maleate cis-trans isomerase family protein — protein: MTKTYRIGQIVPSSNTTMETEIPAMLRAREAVEPERFTFHSSRMRMKKVTREELAAMDSESDRCALELSDAAVDVMGYACLVAIMSRGAGYHRESQARLQGVAESNGHPTPVVTSAGALTQGLAVLGAKRVAIITPYMRPLTDMVIDYIEAEGFQVVDSIALEIPDNLEVGRQDPLALTDIVQRLDTQGADAVVLSACVQMPSLASIQQVEDALGKPVVSAATCTTFQILKALGLDTVVPNAGRLLSGRYR
- a CDS encoding Ig-like domain-containing protein → MPLIFKNARTFVLLLPLLMVLTACDGSNTNVDSTPPTVISFSPSDGAIQVARDSAITATFSEDMFAKTIGESSFIVASDSEVSGTVSFDAANNVATFEPDRDLALLVTYAATLSTAITDLSGNALATDQTWSFTTSDGVWGTAELIESDNAGDASRPQIAVDVNGKAFAVWQQSDGTRSNIVSNRFD
- a CDS encoding BaiN/RdsA family NAD(P)/FAD-dependent oxidoreductase, giving the protein MAAGSASHFNVIIIGAGAAGLMCAATAGYRGRSVLVLDHANKPGKKILMSGGGRCNFTNLNSTPANFLSDNPHYCISALKRYTPQDFLELVDRHGIEHEEKAPGQLFCKDSAKDILNMLLTECEWAGAEVRLKTAVERVTETDGGYRLRTGSGDLTCDSLVIATGGLSIPTMGATGFGYRIAEQFGLKVLPTRAGLVPFTLHPELKEQLAPLSGVSCPVDVHCHGQHFREPMLVTHRGLSGPAMLQISSFWQPGDSLAINLLPACQIRNDLLELRKQRPQSTIGQYLGQHLPKRFAQAFNELQGWSGPLQAYKNSDIDQVAEVLGQWSIKPAGTEGYRTAEVTLGGVDTRQLSSKTMAVLERPNLYFIGEVVDVTGHLGGHNFQWAWASGVAAGNSA